Proteins co-encoded in one Flavivirga eckloniae genomic window:
- a CDS encoding SDR family NAD(P)-dependent oxidoreductase, which yields MNTIIVVGGSKGIGNTILKKLLHYCKVVNISRTSPQQVHKNLTHYNCNILNDDLPEINTADGLVYCPGSINLKPIARLSIDDFKNDFEINVLGAVKVIQKYLSVLKNGNKPAIVLFSTVAVKLGMPFHASIATSKAGVEGLVKSLGAEFAPKIRINAIAPTVTNTELASKLLRNEKMIANITERHPLKKFLNPDEVADMAEFLLSDKAASLSGQVIQMDCGIVSFKI from the coding sequence ATGAACACTATTATAGTAGTTGGAGGAAGTAAAGGAATTGGAAATACCATTTTAAAAAAACTTCTCCACTACTGTAAAGTAGTGAATATTAGTAGAACATCTCCCCAACAAGTACACAAGAATTTAACTCATTATAACTGCAATATTTTAAATGATGATCTCCCCGAAATAAATACTGCCGATGGCCTAGTTTACTGCCCAGGAAGCATCAATTTAAAACCCATAGCCCGATTAAGCATAGACGATTTCAAAAATGACTTCGAGATTAATGTATTAGGCGCTGTTAAAGTAATCCAAAAGTATTTGTCCGTTTTAAAGAACGGAAACAAGCCTGCCATCGTACTTTTTAGCACAGTAGCTGTTAAATTAGGCATGCCTTTTCATGCAAGCATAGCAACATCTAAGGCTGGAGTTGAAGGGCTTGTAAAATCGTTAGGCGCCGAATTTGCGCCAAAAATTCGAATTAATGCCATTGCTCCAACTGTCACCAATACAGAATTAGCTTCAAAATTACTTCGTAATGAAAAAATGATAGCTAACATTACAGAAAGACATCCGCTTAAAAAATTTTTAAACCCTGATGAAGTGGCAGATATGGCAGAATTTTTATTGTCTGATAAAGCAGCTTCGCTATCAGGTCAAGTTATACAAATGGACTGCGGTATTGTAAGTTTTAAAATTTAG
- a CDS encoding glutathione peroxidase: MSVLKFFTTTLFSKGNKSHNIEPKSIYEVTINALNGSPINLSEYKGKYILFVNVASKCGFTPQYKDLQKLYDAHKEKLQIIGVPCNQFGGQEPGNTNEIETFCKVNYGVSFLITEKIDVKGKNQHSLYTWLTQKSKNGKTNSKVKWNFQKYLVDPNGRLIDYYFSITSPLSTKIVKHLK; encoded by the coding sequence ATGAGTGTGTTAAAGTTTTTTACAACAACCTTGTTCTCGAAAGGAAACAAGTCTCATAACATAGAACCAAAATCTATTTACGAGGTAACGATTAACGCGTTAAACGGAAGCCCTATTAACCTATCTGAATATAAAGGAAAATACATCCTATTTGTAAATGTAGCTTCAAAATGCGGTTTTACACCTCAATATAAAGATTTACAAAAGTTGTATGATGCGCACAAGGAAAAACTTCAAATTATTGGAGTTCCATGCAACCAGTTTGGAGGTCAAGAACCGGGAAACACTAATGAAATAGAAACTTTTTGTAAAGTCAACTATGGTGTATCGTTTCTAATTACAGAAAAGATTGATGTAAAAGGCAAGAATCAGCATTCACTCTATACTTGGTTAACTCAAAAATCTAAAAATGGCAAAACAAATTCCAAAGTAAAATGGAATTTTCAAAAATATTTAGTTGATCCAAATGGAAGGCTAATAGATTATTATTTTTCTATAACCAGTCCTTTAAGTACGAAAATTGTAAAACATTTAAAATAA
- a CDS encoding Lacal_2735 family protein yields the protein MFGLFKKKSELEKLQDKYKSLMKEWHALSSIDRSKSDKKYAEAEVIAEQIEALSK from the coding sequence ATGTTTGGTTTATTTAAAAAGAAATCCGAATTAGAAAAACTGCAAGACAAATATAAATCGCTAATGAAAGAGTGGCATGCTTTATCTAGCATAGACAGGTCTAAAAGTGATAAGAAATATGCCGAAGCTGAAGTTATAGCAGAACAAATTGAAGCACTTAGCAAATGA
- a CDS encoding TspO/MBR family protein, which produces MKLLKYIFVFLTINFGALAIGSWLMANGPQTIWYQDLNKAPWTPPGWVFGAAWTLIMICFSVYMGYLYKVVPKAKLIRLFGIQFILNIIWNYIFFNQHLIGLGLLTIVLLTIIVAKFLYDYIKVLTFKSILILPYLIWLCIATSLNAYILLNN; this is translated from the coding sequence ATGAAATTACTTAAATACATTTTTGTATTCTTGACCATTAACTTCGGTGCCTTGGCTATAGGAAGTTGGCTCATGGCTAATGGCCCACAAACTATTTGGTATCAAGACTTGAACAAAGCACCGTGGACTCCTCCCGGATGGGTATTTGGAGCAGCGTGGACCTTAATAATGATCTGCTTTTCTGTATACATGGGCTATTTATATAAAGTAGTTCCAAAAGCTAAATTAATCCGCTTGTTCGGTATTCAATTTATACTCAATATTATCTGGAATTATATTTTCTTTAACCAACATTTAATTGGCCTGGGATTATTAACTATTGTACTATTAACCATCATTGTTGCAAAGTTTTTATATGACTATATAAAAGTTCTAACATTTAAAAGCATATTAATTCTGCCATACTTAATCTGGTTGTGCATTGCGACATCCTTAAACGCTTATATTCTGCTAAACAACTAA
- a CDS encoding SRPBCC family protein, with the protein MKIYRLHKKQNLPISVDLAWDFLSDPKNLKTITPEYMGFNILSGADRPMFAGQIIQYIVTPVLGIKTKWVTEITHVVNKQYFVDEQRFGPYALWHHKHFIKKIDGGIEMEDIIDYKIPFGILGQLVHPFLVKPKLEEIFNYRTKKLEELFGKY; encoded by the coding sequence ATGAAAATTTACAGATTACATAAAAAGCAAAATCTACCTATTAGTGTTGATCTGGCTTGGGATTTTCTTTCAGACCCAAAGAATTTAAAAACAATCACGCCAGAATATATGGGGTTTAATATTTTATCTGGCGCAGACAGACCTATGTTCGCCGGACAGATCATTCAATATATAGTAACACCTGTTTTGGGAATTAAAACGAAATGGGTTACAGAAATAACACATGTTGTAAACAAACAATACTTTGTTGACGAACAACGTTTTGGACCCTATGCCTTATGGCACCATAAGCATTTTATAAAGAAGATCGATGGAGGTATAGAAATGGAAGATATTATTGATTATAAAATACCTTTTGGCATTTTAGGGCAGCTTGTTCATCCCTTTTTAGTAAAGCCAAAACTTGAAGAGATATTTAATTACAGAACCAAAAAGTTAGAAGAATTATTTGGTAAATATTAA
- a CDS encoding cryptochrome/photolyase family protein — protein sequence MHEKTNIFWFRRDLRLNDNHALFEALKSNYPVLPIFIFDHEILNKLPKNDARVTFIYDTLQNINTKLKNEFDRSIAIYHGNPLEVYKQLIQDYKIAAVYTNHDYEPYARTRDTEIKTFLNSHKIELKTFKDQVIFEKDDILKSNGTPYLVYTPYMKRWKETFKKLDLKNHSSERLLSNLIKDTSLPNLSLSDIGFTRSNQIIKPYSLTSNLIQNYEATRNFPAKDSTSKLGPHLRFGTVSIRDIVNKAIAEDNEIFWQELIWREFFMQILWHFPHTKTKSFKPKYDRIPWKNNELEFKAWCEGKTGYPLVDAGMRELNQTGFMHNRVRMLVGSFLCKHLLIDWRWGEVYFAEKLHDYDMASNIGNWQWVAGCGVDAAPYFRIFNPTSQIEKFDKNLEYIKKWVPDFQELTYPTPIVDHKFARERCLQVYKEALQ from the coding sequence ATGCATGAAAAAACAAACATATTTTGGTTCCGTCGCGACCTCAGGCTAAATGATAATCATGCATTATTTGAAGCTTTAAAAAGTAATTATCCTGTATTACCCATCTTTATATTCGACCATGAGATATTAAATAAGCTTCCTAAAAATGATGCTAGGGTTACATTCATTTACGACACACTTCAAAATATTAACACAAAACTTAAAAATGAGTTTGACCGCAGCATTGCCATATATCATGGAAATCCGCTAGAGGTTTACAAGCAATTAATCCAAGATTACAAGATTGCAGCGGTTTACACAAACCACGATTACGAACCATATGCACGAACAAGAGACACAGAGATCAAGACATTTTTAAATAGTCATAAAATTGAATTAAAAACTTTTAAAGATCAGGTTATTTTTGAAAAAGACGATATCCTTAAAAGTAATGGAACTCCTTATCTGGTATATACACCATATATGAAACGGTGGAAGGAAACTTTTAAAAAACTTGATCTTAAAAACCATAGTTCAGAGCGTTTGTTATCTAATCTCATTAAAGATACATCTCTGCCTAATTTAAGTTTATCAGATATTGGTTTCACTAGGTCTAATCAAATCATTAAGCCTTATTCCTTAACATCAAACCTTATTCAAAACTACGAAGCCACTCGTAACTTCCCAGCAAAGGATAGCACTTCCAAATTAGGCCCTCATTTACGCTTTGGCACTGTTAGTATTAGAGATATAGTAAACAAGGCTATAGCAGAAGACAATGAAATATTCTGGCAAGAACTTATTTGGCGCGAATTTTTCATGCAAATACTTTGGCATTTCCCGCACACTAAAACAAAAAGTTTTAAACCAAAATACGATCGTATTCCATGGAAAAACAATGAGCTTGAATTCAAAGCGTGGTGCGAAGGAAAAACGGGGTATCCTTTAGTAGATGCAGGTATGCGGGAACTCAACCAGACTGGTTTTATGCATAATCGTGTACGCATGCTGGTTGGTAGTTTTTTATGCAAACATTTACTTATTGATTGGCGCTGGGGTGAAGTCTATTTTGCTGAAAAACTACACGATTACGATATGGCAAGCAACATAGGTAATTGGCAATGGGTAGCAGGTTGCGGTGTAGATGCTGCTCCTTATTTTAGAATTTTCAATCCAACCAGTCAAATTGAAAAATTCGACAAAAACTTAGAATACATAAAAAAATGGGTGCCAGATTTTCAAGAGCTCACTTACCCTACCCCTATAGTAGATCATAAATTTGCTCGCGAACGCTGTTTACAGGTCTATAAAGAAGCGCTTCAATAA
- a CDS encoding PA14 domain-containing protein: protein MKKVSIKNHLSTLFILFILASGSLIHAQDMPGESFTITSKYMEGDREIQIALPKGYNEWTEYDVQYMLDPKWNMKLRKSLLDFMHNNTMAPRIILVGVVSPDRTSDMTPSKLNNLPTSGNSENFIDFIGKEVMPFVESKYKTSGRNTFAGHSFGGLCVMHALLRSPEYFDSYLVGDPSFWYDNQLLVKLAKEKLPNVGGKTLFIGARKGGPYKGMGIDSMEAALKEHAPDNLDWKIVAYEDETHNSVIYKLNYDGIKFISQDHRNSSIRFVPNQGEVIPGIPLSIFMMQPYEKLRYTLDGSEPDFNSEFMKDSVSISKPTTFKVKIPLKRDNTRPAISGEFVEGKKLKGIKKGKKYLAGLHYTYYEGDFKKLPDFDTLNSLKTGVVTKGFELQSFPKKTSFASVFKGYFEAKTSGYHYFALTSDDGLKFYIHDKLMINNDWRHAAFEQKSTVVYLEKGLHPIRYEYFQFDGGAEINLYYKAPGEKPGRLGFNRFWYKL from the coding sequence ATGAAGAAAGTATCAATCAAAAATCATTTATCAACACTTTTTATTTTATTCATTCTGGCATCTGGTTCTTTAATACATGCACAAGATATGCCCGGAGAATCCTTTACCATAACATCTAAGTATATGGAAGGCGATCGTGAAATACAAATAGCCCTACCTAAAGGTTATAATGAATGGACCGAATACGATGTACAGTACATGTTAGACCCCAAATGGAATATGAAGCTGCGAAAATCGTTGTTAGACTTTATGCACAATAACACCATGGCTCCAAGAATAATTCTTGTTGGAGTGGTTAGCCCCGACAGAACTTCTGATATGACCCCTTCAAAATTGAATAATTTACCAACATCTGGTAACTCCGAAAATTTTATCGATTTTATTGGAAAAGAAGTTATGCCTTTTGTAGAATCCAAATACAAAACATCTGGTCGTAACACATTTGCAGGACACTCTTTTGGTGGACTTTGCGTTATGCACGCCTTGCTTAGATCTCCAGAGTATTTTGATTCATACTTGGTGGGAGACCCTTCATTTTGGTACGACAATCAACTTTTGGTAAAATTGGCTAAAGAAAAATTACCTAACGTTGGTGGTAAAACTTTATTTATTGGAGCTAGAAAAGGTGGTCCGTATAAAGGTATGGGTATTGATTCTATGGAAGCTGCTTTAAAAGAACATGCTCCTGATAATTTAGATTGGAAAATTGTAGCTTACGAAGACGAAACTCATAATAGTGTTATTTATAAACTAAATTATGATGGTATAAAATTTATATCTCAAGATCATAGAAACAGCTCGATTAGGTTTGTACCAAATCAAGGTGAAGTTATTCCTGGTATTCCCTTATCTATTTTCATGATGCAGCCTTACGAAAAATTGAGGTATACTTTAGACGGAAGTGAACCGGATTTCAACTCCGAATTCATGAAAGACTCCGTTAGCATATCTAAGCCGACCACCTTTAAGGTAAAGATCCCTTTAAAAAGAGACAATACACGACCTGCTATAAGTGGTGAATTTGTTGAAGGTAAAAAGCTAAAAGGTATAAAAAAAGGTAAAAAGTATTTAGCTGGTCTACACTATACTTATTATGAGGGTGATTTTAAGAAACTTCCCGATTTTGATACCTTAAATAGTTTAAAAACTGGTGTTGTAACTAAAGGATTTGAATTACAATCTTTTCCTAAAAAAACATCCTTTGCTAGTGTTTTTAAGGGATATTTTGAAGCTAAAACTAGTGGATACCACTATTTTGCCTTAACTTCAGACGATGGTCTTAAATTCTATATACATGATAAATTAATGATTAATAACGACTGGAGACATGCGGCATTCGAGCAAAAATCTACAGTAGTGTATTTAGAAAAAGGCTTACATCCTATTCGTTACGAATACTTTCAATTTGATGGAGGAGCCGAAATTAACCTTTATTATAAAGCACCCGGAGAAAAACCTGGTAGACTAGGGTTTAATAGGTTTTGGTATAAACTTTAA
- a CDS encoding class I SAM-dependent methyltransferase produces the protein MVKYYLKHFTAMDVKYDKIGIDYNLTRKADPFLTQQLLHHLNPKKNGIYLDIGCGTGNYTNELQKKGFQFIGIDPSEKMLEEARSKNKDIEWKIGTAEHSGLPDNYVDGIVGSLTIHHWTDLKTAFLELKRVLKPNGNMVIFTSTPEQMEGYWLNHYFPKMLLDSINQMPTLESVKSAMKDTGITFLGTENYFIKPDLQDQFLYCGKQNPELYFNEQVRHGISSFSSLANQKEVKQGLIDLKKDIHSGKFDEITQTYQNNLGDYLYILGKKSNE, from the coding sequence ATGGTTAAATATTACCTTAAACACTTTACTGCTATGGATGTCAAATATGATAAAATAGGTATTGATTACAATCTTACCAGAAAAGCCGATCCTTTTTTAACACAGCAACTATTGCATCATCTAAATCCTAAAAAGAACGGTATTTATTTGGATATTGGCTGTGGTACAGGAAATTACACAAACGAACTGCAGAAAAAAGGGTTTCAGTTTATTGGTATTGATCCTTCCGAAAAAATGTTGGAAGAGGCAAGAAGTAAAAACAAAGACATTGAATGGAAAATTGGTACTGCAGAACACAGCGGATTGCCTGATAATTATGTAGATGGAATCGTTGGCTCTTTAACAATTCATCATTGGACTGATTTAAAAACAGCCTTTTTAGAACTAAAAAGAGTTTTAAAACCAAATGGTAATATGGTAATCTTTACATCTACACCAGAACAAATGGAAGGTTATTGGCTCAATCATTATTTTCCAAAAATGCTATTAGACTCTATAAACCAAATGCCTACTTTAGAAAGCGTTAAATCTGCTATGAAGGATACTGGTATTACATTTTTAGGAACAGAAAACTACTTTATTAAACCAGATTTACAAGATCAATTTCTGTATTGTGGAAAACAAAATCCTGAACTTTATTTTAACGAACAGGTTAGACATGGTATATCTTCATTTTCATCTTTGGCTAATCAAAAGGAAGTTAAACAGGGGTTAATCGATTTAAAAAAAGACATTCATAGTGGTAAATTCGATGAAATTACCCAGACTTATCAAAACAATTTGGGAGATTACCTTTATATTTTAGGCAAAAAATCAAACGAGTAA
- a CDS encoding KTSC domain-containing protein produces MIKRKQIESSILNSIGYDSESEILEIELKKPKQVRQYYNFSKDTWKEFEDTDSKGLYFLKYIKDQYDELRFAKR; encoded by the coding sequence ATGATTAAACGAAAACAAATTGAGTCTTCGATACTTAATAGTATTGGTTATGACTCTGAGAGTGAAATTTTAGAAATTGAACTTAAAAAACCCAAACAAGTCCGACAGTATTATAACTTTTCAAAAGACACCTGGAAAGAATTTGAAGACACAGATTCCAAAGGCCTTTACTTCCTAAAATATATTAAGGATCAATACGACGAATTACGTTTTGCAAAAAGGTAA
- the murA gene encoding UDP-N-acetylglucosamine 1-carboxyvinyltransferase translates to MGTFKIEGGHQLKGSIQPQGAKNEALQILCAVLLTPELVTINNIPDIVDVNKLISLLRKLGVKIEKIKDNSYTFQADDIDLDYLESDAFKVDGRGLRGSIMIVGPLLARFGRGFIPKPGGDKIGRRRLDTHFEGLINLGAKFRYSKEEQFYGVEADKLKGAYMLLEEASVTGTANIVMAAVLAEGRTTIYNAACEPYLQQLCKMLNRMGAKISGVGSNLLVIDGVEALGGTDHTMLPDMIEIGSWIGLAAMTKSELTITNVSWDDLGVIPNVFRKLGITVERQGDDIHIPAHTDGYEIQNFIDGSILTISDAPWPGFTPDLLSIILVVATQARGSVLIHQKMFESRLFFVDKLIDMGAKIILCDPHRATVIGHDYKSTLKATTMTSPDIRAGVSLLIAALSAKGTSTIQNIEQIDRGYERIDERLRAIGAKIERVE, encoded by the coding sequence ATGGGAACATTTAAAATTGAAGGGGGGCACCAGCTAAAAGGAAGTATTCAACCTCAAGGTGCTAAAAATGAAGCGTTACAAATTTTATGTGCTGTTTTATTAACACCAGAATTAGTAACCATTAACAATATACCAGATATTGTTGATGTTAATAAGCTAATTAGTTTATTAAGAAAGCTGGGTGTTAAAATTGAAAAAATTAAAGACAACTCTTATACATTTCAAGCAGACGATATTGATTTAGATTATTTGGAATCTGATGCGTTTAAAGTTGATGGTCGTGGCTTAAGAGGGTCGATTATGATTGTTGGGCCATTATTGGCGCGTTTTGGTAGAGGGTTTATCCCTAAGCCGGGAGGCGATAAGATTGGAAGACGACGATTAGATACACATTTTGAAGGTCTTATTAATCTTGGAGCCAAGTTTAGATATAGCAAAGAAGAACAGTTTTATGGTGTTGAAGCCGATAAATTAAAAGGGGCCTATATGCTTCTTGAAGAAGCCTCGGTTACCGGAACTGCTAATATCGTAATGGCGGCTGTTTTGGCCGAAGGTAGAACAACCATATACAACGCAGCTTGCGAGCCTTATTTGCAACAGTTGTGTAAGATGCTAAATAGAATGGGAGCCAAAATAAGTGGTGTTGGCTCTAATTTGTTGGTTATTGATGGTGTTGAAGCTTTAGGAGGAACAGATCATACCATGTTACCAGATATGATTGAGATTGGTAGTTGGATAGGACTTGCTGCTATGACTAAAAGTGAGCTGACGATTACTAATGTGTCTTGGGACGATTTAGGAGTAATACCGAATGTTTTTAGAAAATTAGGGATTACTGTTGAACGCCAGGGCGACGATATTCATATACCCGCACATACAGATGGTTATGAAATACAAAACTTTATTGATGGTTCTATCTTAACCATTTCAGATGCACCATGGCCAGGGTTTACGCCAGACTTGTTAAGTATTATTTTGGTAGTAGCAACGCAAGCCAGAGGTAGTGTTTTAATACACCAAAAAATGTTTGAAAGCCGTTTGTTCTTTGTCGATAAACTAATCGATATGGGGGCAAAAATTATATTGTGCGATCCGCATAGAGCCACTGTTATAGGACATGATTATAAGTCGACATTAAAAGCGACAACTATGACCTCGCCAGATATTAGAGCTGGAGTATCGCTACTTATTGCGGCACTTTCTGCTAAAGGAACATCTACCATTCAAAACATTGAACAGATTGATAGAGGTTATGAGCGTATAGATGAACGTTTACGGGCTATAGGTGCCAAAATTGAAAGAGTAGAGTAG
- a CDS encoding DUF4290 domain-containing protein, giving the protein MTIDNLEYNTEREHLIIPEYGRHMQKMINYAKTIQVKEERNKIAKAIISVMGNMQPHLRDVPDFQHKLWDQLFIMSNFELDVDSPFERPTKELFEERPEPLKYPQNFPKYRFYGNNIKTMIDVANTWEEGELKEALVYTIANHMKKCFLNWNKDTVEDAVIFDHLFELSGGKIDLKESKEDLSDSSSLMRSKSKFSGGSSKKGHHKKKQRKRY; this is encoded by the coding sequence TTGACGATAGATAACTTAGAATACAATACAGAGCGTGAGCATTTAATCATTCCAGAATATGGGCGCCACATGCAGAAAATGATTAACTACGCTAAAACTATACAAGTAAAAGAGGAACGTAATAAAATTGCTAAAGCCATTATTTCTGTAATGGGAAATATGCAACCACATTTGCGTGACGTTCCAGATTTTCAACATAAACTTTGGGATCAGCTTTTCATTATGTCTAATTTTGAATTGGATGTAGATTCTCCTTTCGAGAGGCCAACCAAAGAACTTTTTGAAGAACGTCCTGAGCCTTTAAAATACCCACAAAATTTTCCTAAGTACCGTTTTTATGGAAACAACATTAAAACGATGATCGATGTTGCAAATACCTGGGAAGAAGGTGAGCTTAAGGAAGCTTTGGTATATACCATTGCTAACCACATGAAGAAGTGTTTTTTAAACTGGAATAAGGACACTGTTGAGGATGCTGTAATTTTCGATCATTTATTTGAGCTTTCCGGAGGGAAGATTGATCTTAAGGAATCTAAAGAAGATTTATCAGATTCATCTAGTCTGATGCGTTCTAAAAGCAAGTTTTCAGGTGGCAGTAGCAAGAAAGGTCACCATAAGAAAAAACAAAGAAAACGCTACTAG
- a CDS encoding DUF493 family protein: MSTSPNSEEFYEKLKGQLYETTNWPSEYLYKFIIKSDADKSEKLEAIFNNMGAVISKVASKNGKYTSVSINLRMSSPETVIEKYKEVAEKVEGVISL; the protein is encoded by the coding sequence ATGAGTACATCTCCAAATTCTGAAGAATTTTATGAAAAACTAAAAGGGCAATTATATGAAACAACAAATTGGCCATCGGAATATTTATATAAGTTCATTATAAAATCTGATGCCGATAAATCTGAAAAGTTAGAGGCTATTTTTAATAATATGGGAGCTGTTATAAGTAAAGTAGCATCTAAAAATGGAAAATATACAAGTGTTTCTATTAATTTAAGGATGAGTAGCCCAGAAACTGTTATTGAAAAGTATAAAGAAGTTGCAGAAAAAGTAGAAGGGGTGATAAGTCTTTAG
- a CDS encoding AAA family ATPase produces MGTKKIVITGGPGTGKSTLINELINRNYTCLEEISRQVTLDAQKNGVDQLFLTNPLLFSELILKGRQEQFLHAEKASSDLVFFDRGIPDVLAYMDYIGDSYPQSFENVCKNVVYDTVFILKPWKAIYKSDNERYENFEQALNIHNCLLNTYQHYNYKLIDVPFDTVENRTDFILNTLDM; encoded by the coding sequence TTGGGCACTAAAAAGATAGTAATAACTGGCGGACCAGGAACAGGTAAATCTACCTTAATAAATGAATTGATTAATAGAAATTATACCTGTCTTGAAGAAATATCTCGTCAAGTTACTTTAGACGCGCAAAAAAATGGTGTAGATCAGCTGTTTTTAACCAATCCATTATTGTTTAGTGAATTGATTTTAAAAGGACGGCAGGAACAATTTCTACATGCAGAAAAAGCATCTTCAGACCTTGTTTTTTTTGATAGAGGCATCCCAGATGTACTAGCCTATATGGATTATATTGGCGACTCCTATCCGCAAAGTTTTGAAAATGTCTGTAAAAATGTTGTTTACGATACCGTTTTTATATTAAAGCCATGGAAAGCCATTTACAAGAGCGACAATGAACGCTATGAAAATTTTGAGCAGGCTTTAAACATCCACAACTGCCTATTGAACACCTACCAACATTATAATTACAAACTTATTGATGTCCCTTTCGATACCGTTGAAAATAGAACCGATTTTATTTTAAACACATTGGATATGTAA